The Pseudoalteromonas spongiae UST010723-006 genome window below encodes:
- a CDS encoding DNA replication terminus site-binding protein, translating into MNKRFLLRSHFDKCTQLIEQLQHALVNSDLAFCHYYQLPKVKEAENHRPPSEIPVTPFEGLDALNKSCSAFKDVFKQPELSGKLLTRHPGVIGIKGDDPEIRALISAINQEKQNFKQIVLSEKSKDARFELVHSAIPSLITLAFYRQIFCESRSAYSVRFTWMHKHSIQHLSAKQALTFLQQNQSHKPMITQDKATWQAMVEQEKQRIVGLSENKKLRIRRPIRVSPQVNVRFSASDRYHVSAALPFILFNAEKVTKIGKLSDYAKKPDTRAKKSRYLIERLFLETP; encoded by the coding sequence ATGAATAAACGTTTTTTACTGCGCAGCCACTTTGATAAGTGCACTCAACTGATTGAACAATTACAACACGCGTTAGTTAATTCAGATCTCGCATTTTGTCATTATTATCAACTGCCAAAAGTCAAAGAAGCGGAAAACCACCGTCCTCCCTCTGAAATTCCCGTCACTCCTTTTGAGGGATTAGATGCGCTCAATAAAAGTTGCTCGGCATTTAAAGATGTATTTAAACAGCCCGAGTTAAGCGGAAAATTATTGACTCGTCATCCTGGGGTGATTGGTATTAAAGGGGATGATCCCGAAATACGAGCGCTTATTAGCGCAATTAATCAAGAAAAACAAAATTTTAAGCAAATTGTATTATCAGAAAAAAGCAAAGACGCCCGTTTTGAACTGGTTCACAGTGCAATTCCTAGCTTGATCACCCTAGCGTTTTATCGCCAGATCTTTTGTGAAAGCCGCAGCGCGTATTCAGTACGATTTACTTGGATGCATAAACATTCAATTCAACACTTAAGCGCAAAACAGGCACTTACCTTTTTACAGCAAAACCAAAGCCATAAACCAATGATCACGCAAGATAAAGCAACATGGCAAGCAATGGTTGAACAAGAAAAACAACGGATAGTAGGTTTAAGTGAAAATAAAAAGCTACGTATTCGTCGCCCTATTCGGGTGTCACCCCAAGTAAACGTGCGGTTTAGCGCCAGCGATCGCTATCATGTTAGTGCAGCGCTACCGTTTATTTTATTTAACGCTGAAAAGGTTACAAAAATTGGCAAGCTTAGCGATTATGCTAAAAAGCCAGATACACGCGCAAAAAAAAGTCGCTACCTAATTGAGCGACTTTTCTTAGAAACACCGTAA